One window from the genome of Scatophagus argus isolate fScaArg1 chromosome 13, fScaArg1.pri, whole genome shotgun sequence encodes:
- the fzr1b gene encoding fizzy-related protein homolog, translating to MDQEYERRLLRQINHQNLPTEARLSKCVSATCSPVSVKSGDRFIPTRAGSNWSINFHYANENCRSPNQNHKAKDASSDSSKDAVAYAALLRNELLGAGIETVPDPHTDDRRHAVVSQDSHSLFRYTVHTKRVPSDSDNEVSPYSLSPLSNKSHKLLRSPRKPARKISKIPFKVLDAPELQDDFYLNLVDWSAGNLLSVGLGACVYLWSACTSQVTRLCDLSVDGDSVTSVCWNERGSLVAVGTHKGYVQIWDAAGGRKLTSLEGHSARVGALAWNGEQLSSGSRDRVILQRDVRTSPTAERRLQGHRQEVCGLKWSPDHQHLASGGNDNKLLVWNSSSLLPVQQYSDHLAAVKAIAWSPHQHGLLASGGGTADRCLRFWNTLTGQALQSTDTGSQVCNLAWSKHANELVSTHGYSQNQILVWKYPSLTQVAKLTGHSYRVLYLAVSPDGEAIVTGAGDETLRFWNVFSKTRCTKESKSVLNLFTRIR from the exons ATGGACCAAGAGTACGAGAGACGGCTGCTGAGGCAAATCAACCACCAGAATCTGCCGACAGAGGCCCGCCTGTCCAAG TGTGTGAGTGCTACCTGCAGTCCTGTCAGTGTCAAGTCAGGGGACCGCTTCATTCCCACCCGTGCTGGAAGCAACTGGAGCATCAACTTCCACTATGCCAAT GAGAACTGTCGCTCCCCAAACCAGAACCATAAAGCAAAGGATGCCAGTTCAGATTCCAGCAAAG ACGCTGTGGCGTATGCTGCCCTGCTGAGGAATGAGTTACTGGGAGCAGGGATTGAGACTGTGCCAGACCCTCACACGGACGACCGGCGGCATGCAGTCGTCTCTCAAGACTCTCACAGCCTTTTTAGG TACACTGTCCACACTAAGAGAGTGCCTTCTGATAGCGATAACGAGGTCTCACCATACTCCCTTTCTCCACTTAGTAACAAGAG TCACAAGCTGCTCCGCTCCCCTCGTAAACCAGCCCGCAAGATCTCTAAGATCCCCTTTAAAGTGCTGGACGCTCCGGAGCTGCAGGATGACTTCTACCTCAACCTGGTAGACTGGTCAGCGGGCAACTTGCTCAGTGTTGGCCTGGGAGCCTGCGTCTACCTGTGGAGTGCCTGCACCAGCCAG GTGACCAGGTTATGTGACCTGTCAGTGGATGGGGACTCTGTTACATCAGTATGTTGGAATGAGAGG GGGAGTCTTGTTGCCGTCGGAACTCACAAAGGCTACGTTCAGATCTGGGACgcagcaggagggaggaagtTGACCAGTCTGGAGGGTCACTCGGCACGTGTAG GTGCACTGGCATGGAACGGAGAGCAGCTGTCGTCTGGCAGTCGGGACCGAGTGATCCTACAGCGAGACGTCCGAACCTCCCCCACTGCTGAAAGGAGGCTGCAAGGTCACAGACAAGAAGTGTGTGGCCTCAAATGGTCTCCCGACCACCAGCACCTCGCATCCGGAGGCAACGACAACAAG CTGCTGGTTTGGAACAGCTCCAGCCTTCTCCCAGTGCAGCAATACAGTGACCACCTGGCGGCGGTGAAGGCCATCGCCTGGTCCCCGCACCAACACGGGCTGCTGGCGTCAGGGGGCGGCACGGCCGATCGCTGCCTGCGCTTCTGGAACACGCTGACGGGTCAGGCGCTGCAGAGCACGGACACAGGCTCTCAGGTCTGCAACCTGGCATGGTCCAAACATGCCAATGAACTG GTGAGCACTCACGGCTACTCTCAGAACCAGATCCTGGTGTGGAAGTATCCATCTCTGACCCAGGTGGCCAAGCTGACTGGACATTCCTACAGAGTTCTGTATCTG GCTGTGTCTCCAGATGGGGAGGCCATCGTGACAGGAGCTGGGGACGAAACACTACGCTTCTGGAATGTCTTCAGTAAGACACGCTGCACTAag gAATCAAAGTCAGTGCTGAACCTCTTCACGAGAATACGGTAG
- the LOC124069347 gene encoding importin-13-like, protein MEPPANPGDGPVELELTVENVESALYQLYFDPDMERKNVAQKWLTQAQVSTHAWQFCWALLGPDKLPEVQFFGASTLHTKISRHWSDLPTDQHEGLRVQLLSHILRFSSGPKMVLTKLCVALAAMALHLIPQAWSQPVADMVRAFEPQKPGSEGGSGATQDPQAHCLALLELLNVLPQEFQSSRLVQARRAQLREALTGEWAVVCSMLRQLLQSQDSLNQVKEKVLHCLSSWVGLDVPLGESHELVQDCFTVLSNPELFDTAVETIVNAISQPDCQRYTDALVNLMPLVLGLHDQLKTAAQDGDMETSHGICRIAVAMGETHSRVLLEQVEHWQEYLALVNMILFCTGIPGHYPVSETTSSLTLTFWYTLQDDILSFEEEKQAVYLQVYRPVYFQLVDVLLHKSHYPSQEDYAAWSSDDKEQFRIYRVDISDTLMYVYEMLGAELLSNLYDRLGRQLMDPQQSAIWQDTEALLFGFQSIAETIDVNYSDVIPGLIGLIPRINISNVMLADTVMYTIGSLAEWLADHPVMLGGILPMVLQGLVKAELSVSSVSTLKRICRECRHDLSPYAQDILTVSQDALAKEIHKSSQCMWLMQALGFLLSALPLEEVLVRLHSLITPHVQQLDTLVQQEPNPTDKQTIIHILGMLSSLFTTLDVNRLSDSVEEASSPRLTPSQSTQNPVVVVLQQVFPLIQTILSKWLDDSEVVEAVCGVFDKSVRTLLHDFGPMVAQLSGMLGQIYSAFPQASALDLARQMVHIFAVEEHHISNIASLIQVLTSATLTIFQQGPREHPDIAESFMHLHAQILKRKPDLYQSDQLDVKALFYCGILSLKFPETPTVKAASLFFTELLPRYKDMPSLADVLQMDGKLLTETILQAVGGGSPRSLTELFSEVLLSLNRHCPSLLSQWLEETLQAPGFPSAQVSTEQKHTFTQQLLREQTNKRRVKEIVKEFSLLCRGLQGSGY, encoded by the exons ATGGAGCCTCCAGCCAATCCGGGAGACGGCCCGGTGGAGTTGGAGTTAACGGTGGAGAATGTGGAGTCG gctcTTTACCAGCTGTACTTTGACCCGGACATGGAGCGTAAGAATGTGGCCCAGAAGTGGCTGACCCAGGCCCAGGTCTCCACACATGCATGGCAGTTCTGCTGGGCCCTGCTTGGCCCAGACAAG CTCCCAGAGGTGCAGTTTTTTGGCGCCAGCACCCTCCACACCAAGATCTCTCGTCATTGGAGTGACCTCCCCACAGACCAGCATGAAGGCCTGAGGGTGCAGCTCCTCTCCCACATCCTGCGCTTCTCCTCAGGGCCCAAAATGGTGCTAACCAAGCTGTGTGTGGCCTTGGCCGCCATGGCTCTTCATTTAATTCCACAGGCTTGGTCCCAGCCTGTGGCAGACATGGTGAGGGCCTTCGAACCGCAGAAGCCTGGCTCTGAAGGTGGCTCTGGTGCCACCCAGGACCCTCAGGCACACTGCCTCGCTCTACTGGAGCTCCTCAATGTACTTCCACAGGAGTTTCAGAGCAGCCGGCTGGTTCAAGCTCGTCGTGCTCAGCTGAGGGAGGCCCTGACTGGGGAGTGGGCGGTGGTGTGCTCCATGCTCCGCCAGCTGCTGCAAAGTCAGGACTCCTTGAACCAGGTGAAGGAGAAGGTGCTCCACTGCCTGTCCAGCTGGGTGGGGCTGGACGTGCCGTTAGGGGAGAGTCATGAACTGGTCCAAGACTGTTTCACGGTTCTGTCCAACCCCGAGCTGTTCGACACAGCTGTGGAGACCATAGTTAATGCCATCTCACAGCCTGACTGCCAGAG GTACACTGACGCTCTGGTGAACTTGATGCCCCTGGTGCTGGGTCTCCATGACCAGCTGAAGACAGCGGCTCAGGACGGGGACATGGAAACCTCACATGGTATCTGCCGTATTGCTGTCGCCATGGGGGAAACGCACTCCAG GGTTTTATTGGAACAGGTGGAGCACTGGCAGGAATATCTGGCTTTGGTTAACATGATTCTTTTTTGTACTGGTATCCCTGGCCACTACCCAGTGAGTGAGACCACCAGCTCCCTTACACTCACCTTCTGGTACACTCTGCAA GATGACATCTTGTCATttgaggaggagaagcaggcaGTTTACCTGCAGGTCTACAGGCCAGTTTACTTCCAGCTGGTGGATGTGCTTCTCCACAAATCCCACTATCCCTCCCAGGAGGATTATGCCGCCTGGTCTTCTGATGACAAAGAGCAGTTCAGAATTTACAG AGTGGACATTTCTGACACTCTGATGTATGTGTATGAAATGCTTGGGGCAGAGCTGCTCAGTAACCTCTACGACAGGCTGGGCAGACAGCTTATGGACCCCCAACAGTCTGCAATATGGCAG GACACAGAGGCCCTGTTATTTGGCTTCCAGTCCATAGCTGAGACCATAGATGTGAACTACTCCGATGTCATCCCTGGTCTTATCGGGCTGATCCCCAGAATCAACATCAGCAACGTTATGCTGGCTGACACCGTCATGTACACCATAG GATCGCTGGCTGAATGGCTGGCCGACCACCCAGTGATGTTGGGTGGGATCTTACCCATGGTGCTTCAGGGCCTTGTGAAAGCAGAGCTATCTGTGTCCAGTGTATCCACTCTGAAGAGGATCTGCAGGGAGTGTAGACACGACCTCAGCCCCTACGCTCAGGACATCCTCACTGTGTCACAG GATGCACTGGCGAAAGAAATTCATAAG agcAGCCAGTGCATGTGGTTGATGCAGGCTCTGGGTTTCCTCCTGTCCGCCCTGCCGCTAGAGGAGGTTCTGGTCAGACTTCATTCTCTCATCACTCCTCACGTCCAGCAGCTGGATACACTGGTCCAGCAGGAG CCTAATCCCACTGATAAACAGACGATCATCCATATCCTGGGGATGCTGTCCAGTCTCTTTACCACTCTGGACGTCAACAGACTTTCAGACAGCGTAGAGGAAGCTTCCAGCCCGAGACTCACTCCCTCACAGAGCACACAAAATCCA GTTGTTGTTGTGCTACAGCAAGTGTTCCCATTGATCCAGACCATCCTTAGTAAGTGGCTTGATGACTCAGAGGTAGTGGAG gCGGTGTGTGGGGTATTTGACAAGTCGGTTCGAACTCTCCTACATGATTTCGGGCCCATGGTGGCTCAGCTGAGCGGGATGCTGGGACAGATCTACAGCGCCTTCCCACAGGCCTCAGCTCTGGATCTGGCACGGCAG ATGGTTCACATATTTGCCGTAGAGGAACACCACATCTCTAACATCGCAAGCCTTATCCAGGTGTTGACTTCTGCCACACTTACTATATTTCAGCAAG GTCCACGCGAGCATCCTGATATCGCAGAATCGTTCATGCACCTTCATGCTCAG ATTCTTAAAAGAAAGCCCGATTTGTACCAGTCTGACCAGTTGGATGTCAAAGCGCTGTTTTACTGTG GGATTTTATCACTGAAGTTTCCAGAGACGCCCACAGTTAAAGCTGCCAGTCTGTTCTTT ACAGAGCTGTTGCCTCGTTATAAAGACATGCCCTCGCTGGCTGATGTGTTGCAGATGGATGGAAAGCTCCTGACAGAGACCATCCTGCAG GCGGTTGGAGGCGGGTCTCCTCGCAGTCTGACAGAGCTCTTCTCTGAGGTGCTGTTGAGTCTGAACAGACACTGTCCCTCCCTACTGTCCCAGTGGCTGGAAGAGACACTGCAGGCCCCAGGATTCCCCTCCGCTCAAGTGTCCACGGAGCAGaaacacaccttcacacagcagcttctaAG GGAGCAAACCAACAAACGCCGTGTGAAGGAGATCGTGAAGGagttttctctgctctgtcgGGGCCTGCAGGGGTCTGGATACTAG